A window from Engraulis encrasicolus isolate BLACKSEA-1 chromosome 11, IST_EnEncr_1.0, whole genome shotgun sequence encodes these proteins:
- the LOC134457737 gene encoding uncharacterized protein LOC134457737, translating to MDIFLTHGSPEVILTDRGREFWNHVNMSLFDRCGVKHRMTSAYHPQTNGLDERTNQTLKRAIGKTLEGSQERWEDNLKEIASDTPEAEVVASVDEDDVSAFMSSRAEKDAAVFDQVRDNIQKAQERQKSSYRKKSKKGVKRFTVTPGMVVLKRNERKRGRPGMTMLPDWSSTEYRVISVDNILVQLETMDGQPLDASVKPLRGQPDMSTDRAVGMTSADSSDVVDNTLQVTGIAIASVSAQAETGESSDSPISKVEQDTQEV from the exons ATGGACATCTTCCTGACACATGGCTCTCCTGAGGTTATCTTGACTGACAGAGGCCGTGAGTTCTGGAACCAC GTCAACATGAGTCTCTTCGACAGGTGCGGGGTGAAACACCGCATGACTAGTGCCTATCATCCACAGACAAACG GATTGGACGAAAGGACTAACCAGACCTTGAAGCGAGCCATTGGGAAGACTCTGGAAGGTAGTCAGGAAAGGTGGGAGGACAACCTGAAAGAG ATTGCCAGTGATACTCCTGAGGCTGAGGTTGTCGCGTCTGTTGATGAGGACGATGTTTCAGCGTTTATGTCCAGTCGAGCTGAGAAAGATGCAGCTGTATTTGACCAG GTGCGTGACAACATCCAGAAGGCCCAGGAAAGGCAGAAATCTTCCTACCGGAAGAAGAGCAAAAAGGGAGTGAAGCGTTTCACGGTCACTCCTGGCATGGtggtcctgaagaggaacgagCGGAAACGTGGCAGACCTGGTATGACCATGCTTCCTGATTGGTCGTCCACTGAGTACAG GGTCATCAGTGTGGACAACATCCTCGTCCAGCTGGAGACCATGGACGGTCAACCACTCGACGCTTCAGTGAAGCCTCTGC GGGGGCAGCCTGACATGTCCACAGACAGAGCTGTTGGAATGACATCTGCTGACAGCTCAGATGTTGTGGACAACACACTTCAG GTGACAGGCATCGCAATCGCTTCTGTGTCTGCTCAGGCAGAGACTGGGGAATCCAGTGATTCACCCATCTCTAAGGTCGAGCAAGACACACAAGAGGTATAA